A region of Longimicrobium sp. DNA encodes the following proteins:
- a CDS encoding carbamate kinase, producing MAQDRTIVIALGGNALAQPGEEGTITQQFGHTRESLGAVVALAREGWRIAIVHGNGPQVGNELIRNEQSRDLVPPLPLGVLVAATEGWIGYMIQQSLQNALRRAGVDRQVVTLVTQVVVDPNDPELERPTKPIGRTMDEATARSLAAELGGDVAETRGGWRRVVPSPRPTAIVERPMIRSLVAEGHLVIAAGGGGCPVYPDPRWGGGFEGIDAVVDKDRAAAILARDIGAEVLVILTDVECVYADYGGEAQRALGRITVDEAERLLRSGELGEGSMAPKVEAAAGFVRSGGGRAVIARLDQGREAVAGQAGTEIVPSA from the coding sequence GTGGCGCAGGACAGAACCATCGTCATCGCGCTGGGCGGCAACGCGCTGGCCCAGCCGGGCGAAGAGGGAACCATCACCCAGCAGTTCGGGCACACGCGCGAAAGCCTGGGCGCCGTGGTGGCGCTGGCCCGCGAGGGGTGGCGCATCGCCATCGTGCACGGCAACGGGCCGCAGGTGGGGAACGAGCTGATCCGCAACGAGCAGTCGCGCGACCTGGTTCCCCCGCTTCCGCTGGGCGTGCTGGTCGCGGCGACGGAGGGGTGGATCGGCTACATGATCCAGCAGTCGCTGCAGAACGCGCTGCGCCGCGCGGGCGTGGACCGGCAGGTGGTGACGCTCGTCACCCAGGTGGTGGTCGACCCGAACGACCCGGAGCTGGAGCGCCCCACCAAGCCCATCGGCCGCACCATGGACGAGGCGACGGCGCGCTCGCTGGCCGCCGAGCTGGGCGGCGACGTGGCCGAGACCAGGGGCGGCTGGCGGCGCGTGGTTCCCAGCCCGCGGCCCACGGCCATCGTGGAGCGCCCGATGATCCGCTCGCTGGTGGCGGAAGGGCACCTGGTGATCGCGGCGGGCGGCGGGGGATGCCCCGTGTACCCCGACCCGCGCTGGGGCGGCGGGTTCGAGGGAATCGACGCGGTGGTGGACAAGGACCGCGCGGCCGCCATCCTGGCGCGCGACATCGGCGCCGAGGTGCTGGTGATCCTGACCGACGTGGAGTGCGTCTACGCCGATTACGGCGGGGAGGCGCAGCGCGCGCTCGGGCGGATCACGGTGGACGAGGCCGAGCGTCTCCTCCGCTCCGGCGAGCTGGGCGAGGGAAGCATGGCGCCGAAGGTAGAGGCCGCGGCCGGCTTCGTGCGCAGCGGTGGCGGCCGCGCGGTGATCGCGCGGCTGGACCAGGGGCGGGAGGCGGTGGCGGGGCAGGCGGGAACGGAGATCGTGCCAAGTGCCTAG